The Candidatus Desulfofervidus auxilii DNA segment CTTGGCTGCTGCCTCTAACTCCACCCCTGGTGGTAATTCCCTTAAAATTTTCTTCACATTTTCTGCAATCATAAATGTCCTCTGATGGATTATAACATACTTGTCAAGGGCAGAAAGCATTGACTTATTTTCCCAAAAGGCTAAAAATTTGTTATGCATGTGCTTTTAATAGAGGTAAATCCCTTCTCTCCACCCACAATCCCCATTTCTTTGGGGTATATTGCCGCTTTTTTAGAAAAAAATGGTTTTAAAACTAAAATTATTTGTATTTCTGACCAGGGTGATTATTCTATAAAAGAACTAACTGATATAATAAAAACATTTAATCCCCAATTAGTGGGTTTTAGCACTTATCAAAGAAATATTTTATTTGTATTAGGGCTGGCCCGTTTTATCAAAGGGTTGAATAAAGAAATAAAAATTGCCTTGGGTGGCCCTCAGATTACATTTATGCCAAAAGAGGCCTTAAGAGAGATGCCTATGATAGATTATCTCTGTCGGAATGAGGGAGAGTTTACCCTCTTAAGTATTGCCCAAGCCATTGCTGGAGGAAATCCCTTTAACGGTATTAAGGGCGCTACTTATCGCCAGGAGGATGAGTTTATAGATGGAGAGCCTATTGATGGATATGAAGATTTAGATGAATATCCCTCTCCCCATTTAATGGGGCTTTTTGATTATACGCCAGTAGAAGAGGTGATTATGCTTGCTTCTAGAGGATGTCCATATAACTGCATTTTTTGTTACACCCCTCAAGCCTTTAAACATAAGATAAGATTTCATTCTATTGAACGGGTGATAGAAGAAATAAAGTATGTGGTTAAGAAGGGGAAAAACCAATTCTGGTTTGCTGACCCCAATTTTTCCTTTCGGGCTGACAGGGTGCATCAATTACTAGAAGAAATAATTCGCCATGAACTTCCTATAAAGATGTGGTTAGAAACCAGGGTAGATTTGGTCAATGAGGAAATGATAAAAAAGATGAAAAGAGCAGGGGTGCACACTATTGCCTATGGTCTGGAATCTGCCTCAGAAAAGGTATTAAAGACTATTAAAAAGAAGACTTCTCTTTCTCAGCTAGAAAAGGCCATCTCTTTGGCTCAAAAGTATGA contains these protein-coding regions:
- a CDS encoding B12-binding domain-containing radical SAM protein yields the protein MHVLLIEVNPFSPPTIPISLGYIAAFLEKNGFKTKIICISDQGDYSIKELTDIIKTFNPQLVGFSTYQRNILFVLGLARFIKGLNKEIKIALGGPQITFMPKEALREMPMIDYLCRNEGEFTLLSIAQAIAGGNPFNGIKGATYRQEDEFIDGEPIDGYEDLDEYPSPHLMGLFDYTPVEEVIMLASRGCPYNCIFCYTPQAFKHKIRFHSIERVIEEIKYVVKKGKNQFWFADPNFSFRADRVHQLLEEIIRHELPIKMWLETRVDLVNEEMIKKMKRAGVHTIAYGLESASEKVLKTIKKKTSLSQLEKAISLAQKYEVEIEVFSLYGLPGETLSDALKTLEFVRSHGIKIQGNSNAQQMQLYFGSPLTQNYKAYGIKPFPEKRPLYLSIGDRYETETMSVKEIETIRALWRRYSLDKGKRVVS